From the Arvicola amphibius chromosome 2, mArvAmp1.2, whole genome shotgun sequence genome, one window contains:
- the Tsga13 gene encoding testis-specific gene 13 protein, producing the protein MGPKKYTKFQENKTLKPMANVSIKFEKKIDPDGDEIYDTTGQSKFVLKNLRHYTVHPNMAKYYEPLKPTKLQRFLTQRKKTNSFMVKVTEYDQDMTLLIMTNNPPPCSVSQQENDGAPKYFPPEFQFKETHHQQKLTKDFCFPTMPQKKKLRPDLKPIFSMKRMGEPASQGQQWFRFSTDNDFKTEGKYSEIYALRRQKKMYPDLIFAPASQREVKKDVSKKSEGEPPTSQVLWEPLTFSKLLEEKPTRCVPGESVFRYGRAQQWVIKNAAVI; encoded by the exons ATGGGCCCAAAGAAATATACCAA GTTTCAAGAGAACAAGACATTAAAGCCTATGGCAAATGTCTCTattaaatttgagaaaaaaatagatccaGATGGTGATGAG ATATATGATACAACTGGGCAATCAAAATTTGTCCTTAAGAACCTCAGACACTACACAGTCCATCCAAATATG GCCAAATACTATGAGCCTTTGAAGCCCACTAAGCTGCAAAGATTCCTGActcaaaggaagaaaaccaaCAGTTTCATGGTAAAAGTTACAGAGTACGATCAGGACATGACCTTACTGATCATGACCAACAACCCACCTCCCTGCTCTGTCAGCCAGCAGGAAAATGATGGAGCGCCAAAATACTTTCCCCCGGAGTTTCAGTTCAAG gAAACTCACCATCAGCAGAAACTCACCAAGGACTTCTGCTTCCCCACGATGCCTCAGAAAAAGAAGTTAAGACCAGATCTGAAGCCAATCTTCTCTATGAAACGGATGGGCGAGCCTGCCTCCCAGGGACAACAGTGGTTTAg GTTTTCCACTGACAATGATTTCAAGACTGAAGGAAAGTATTCTGAAATTTATGCTttgaggagacagaagaaaatgtaTCCTGATCTCATCTTTGCTCCAGCCTCCCAAAGAGAAGTGAAGAAAGACG TTTCGAAGAAGTCAGAGGGTGAGCCACCAACTTCGCAAGTCCTTTGGGAACCACTGACATTTTCAAAGCTCCTGGAAGAGAAGCCCACCAGATGTGTGCCAGGGGAAAGCGTCTTTCGCTATGGAAGAGCCCAGCAGTGGGTTATCAAAAATGCCGCTGTCATTTAG